One segment of Thermus thermamylovorans DNA contains the following:
- a CDS encoding ATP-binding cassette domain-containing protein — MSLLRVEGLTVRYGPLEAVRGVGFALDQGQALTLIGPNGAGKTSVLRGLLGLARAEGRVVLEGEELRVRSPEALLERGLVLVPEGRALFPGLPVEDNLLLGGFLRYRRRESLRPDLERVYALFPRLKERRRQPAGTLSGGEQQMLA; from the coding sequence ATGAGCCTCTTGCGGGTGGAAGGCCTCACCGTGCGCTACGGCCCCCTGGAAGCGGTCCGGGGGGTGGGCTTCGCCCTGGACCAGGGGCAGGCCCTCACCCTTATCGGCCCCAACGGGGCGGGAAAGACCTCGGTCCTGCGGGGGCTCCTGGGCCTGGCCCGCGCCGAAGGGAGGGTGGTCCTCGAGGGGGAGGAGCTGAGGGTCCGTAGCCCGGAGGCCCTGCTGGAGCGGGGCTTGGTCCTGGTGCCCGAGGGCCGGGCCCTCTTCCCGGGCCTGCCCGTGGAGGACAACCTCCTCCTGGGAGGCTTCCTGCGCTACCGCCGTCGGGAAAGCCTTCGCCCCGATTTGGAGCGGGTCTACGCCCTTTTCCCCAGGCTCAAGGAGCGGCGGCGGCAGCCCGCAGGCACCCTCTCGGGGGGGGAGCAGCAGATGCTGGC